The DNA region AGTGAGAGTTTTATATATGcattaccttctcaactatcatcttatcagttaggGTTTCACCACAACCCTTCATGAGATGGACAAGATTATGCACCTTCGACATATAGCCTGCAATCTTTCAACTTCTCCAATTTGCAGCAATTCATATTGTCATTGCAAAGTCTGCAATTTGAAGACTTTTACTTTCTCACCTCCTTCATAATACTTGACAAGAATATCTCATTCCTCATACGTTAATTCAACATGAGAGATCTTGTTAAAATTCTCCGAATCTACTACCAATTGATAGCAACACGCGACTTTGCAGTCTTTCTTCTTTGCCTCTTTGTTCACGACTTTCTTAGCATCAATTGCATTCTCATCAAGCTCTGGGACTCCATTAGTAACCGCTTCTAGGGTTTCATGAAAGTTGAATAAGGACTTCATTTACTTGCTCAATCGGTTCTAATTTTTACCGTCAAGAATTATAAGAGAGTTCTAAATGCCATTAGTACCATCACTACTATGGAAAGCACATATAATGACGGTTACGAAACACATATAATAGCAGTTGCACGTTCATTATTAGGTAATGTGTGGTTGTATGTATGGTGGTTTCCATAACGGGCGACAAACTGTGGTTATAAGTTAGGTTGCACGCTACCTATAACAACGGTTTATTCAATCAACAATTGTGAAATAATTTATAGGTCCTGGGTTCGAATCCCAGCAACGTGATTCATGCCTTTTATTATTCTAGATAATGCACTCTACTTATAACAACAGTTAAGTTAAAAACCGTTGTGATATaatatgtttatatatatatatatatatatatatatatatatatatatatatatatatatatatatatatatatatatatatatatatatatatatatatatataattttacAGTATTCCCAAATTTTAATCCTGAATAATTCTTAATCATATCAGACTAGAAATAACAATACAACCATTTTTGAATTGAATTAGACCAAAAATTGTATTACACCAATGACACAATTCCATTAGGAACCAAAAATTGAATATTATATCAAAACCAAAATGACACAAAACAACCTACAATGTACACATTATTAGAACAAATAATACTATCCCATTGTCTTGTTTCTTGGTGTGTTGACTTTAAACACCTACAGTTTCAAATAATAATAGTTGTTAGAAAATAACATCATTATTAATTATAACATACAATAAATTATGAATGAGGAATATAAAATACTTACTTTTTAATTTTCCCATATGCCTTCTTGATGATCTTAACGAATAACATGTACAACATCTATATCAACTTCTTCATATGAATTAGACACTTGTGTTGCATAAGAAGGAGTGGAAGGAATATCAAAACTTTCATCATCACTGGGAGGAATGTGTTTTCCTTTAAGAACAATTGACCATCTCCTCGAAAAGTCTGCAGGGTCTGTCACATGAAAAACTTGTTTTGCATGAGTAGCCATGATGTATGGTTCTGTGTTATAAGCTGCCTTACCAAGGTCAACCTGTGTGAATCCTAACTCATCAATTTGTACACCATTGTTATTGGAAACCAACTTACATTTAAATAAAGGCACTTTGAAAGTAACATAATCAATCTCCAAAATCTCCTCAATGAAACCATATAATGCGGAAGTTGCCAAAATTGGATTCTTATCTTTAGAACTACTATAGAAATACATGGATTCGGCTTCAACCATAACCCCACTATTTTGCATTGTACTAAGATTATCTTTTGCTTTTGTATAAAATGGATAATTAAAAATGTTGTATGTCATCCAAGTTATCACAGTAAATTTTGGCATGTACGATAATCATCTAATTGTCTCGAATGCACAATCATCATTAGAAATCCTCATATTAAACTAACTTACGAATTCCTTGTTATGCTGGTTCAACAACAACTTGTCATTCATTTGGGGATATTCTTTCTTTATAACTTTTTTGTGAGCAGCTATGTACGGTTCAACTACACTAAGATTATTTAAAGTATAGATATTTGTTTCCATAAATGAATGAAGATGGCAAAGGTTTCGTTATTAATGTTGTCTCGTTCGCTATGGAACCCTTGTGTATTATGAACAAAATGAAGTACCTGTAATATTTTAATTTTGTGTGAAAACATTCCACAACGGCTGCAAGCTTCAAGTGTTGTGCAATATGGAACATATAATCATGGTTGAACTAAACAACCGTGGTTGTTGTACTTTCAATTTTTAAATCTATacctatatataaaggggatacacctatttggagtggcctatttttctcccaattttacccttagattttttaattctttttattttatccaataataataatatgtggCACTCATACCATCCTGCACTTATGAAACAGTTTAACAAAATATTTCACTTTATAACTTCTCACGTTTTTATTCTTATTATCAAATTTTAACTCCTACAAAATAGGAATAGCAGTTACAACATATAGGAAATGACACTTTAATTTTAAATAATGGATGCATTGACTACACACATAAAATCCAAGTGTAAATGGGAGTTTCTATGACATCACCAAAATATTTCCTTAACTTCTCAATAACAATGTTCTTATTATTGGCTGCTACAAAAATAATTACCAACCATATTTATCTTTCACCATAACATAAACCTTCATCTCTCACGTGAACCACCACCAACAACGATCCTACGAACATTCacgatttttatttttttcatttcctCCGGTTACAACAACAACCAAAAGCACCGCtgaacttccgacatcaccgttgaacttccgacatcaccgCTGATACATCCAACGGTCAACCTTCGCGATTGAACTGCCTTGCCAGAAACTTCTTGAAGGTACGCGAAATTCTAACTTCTATCTATGACTTCTTTGCTTTATGTGTTTCGAAAGCAACACTGGAATTTTCGTTAGGATTCATTCATATTTGTATAATCAACTTTTTTCACTTATTTATAGTCCTCCATTCTGCAATTGTGAAAGTGGAAAAGAAAAGTGCATtaacaaaaagaaagaaggtgaaccaccaccaacaacaaTCCTACGAACATTCAcgattttcatttttttcatttcctCCAGTTACAGCAACAACCAAAAGTACCGCtgaacttccgacatcaccgTTAAACTTCCGACATCACCGCTGATACATCCAACGACCAACCTTCGCGATTAAACTACCTTGCCAGAAACTTCTTGAAGGTACGTGAAATTCTAACTTCTATCTATGACTTCTTTGCTTTATGTGTTTCGAAAGCAACACTGGAATTTTCGTTAGGATTCATTCATATTTGTATAATCAACTTTTTTCACTTATTTATAGTCCTCCATTCTGCAATTGTGAAAGTGGAAAAGAAAAGTGCATTAACAAAAAGAAAGAATGTTCAAAGTTTATGGTGTGAGATTTGTCATATTAGCACTTTTTCAAAAACTGTGATGTTCATATATTTAGGTACTCATGTAAATATCACATGTAAACATTATAGGAGTTATAAAGTTATAAAGTTACACCTTTTATGACTTCTTATATGTAAAAATATATGAACGGGACAAACATTATAGAAGTTACTTTATAAAACGTGTAATTATTATAGAAAAAGCATTAAGAAATTAGTAACTTCTATATAGTggtatattaattaattataattatgaTATTTTTAATTATTACGTTTTAATTAAAACGTTTAAAATAACCAATTACGTATAATTATGATTATTTACACAGAGTTTATAAAACGTGTTTAATAATTCTTTTTCTGTAATTAAAACGTTTAAAATAACCAATTATTTATTGATGTTTACACGTTTATAATTATGATGTTTTTAATAGTTCCTAATTTATAAACTctatattatattaattaaaaagCATTAAGAAATTAGTATCACTTTGTATGTTCATATATTTAGGTACTCTTGTACCGGTTATTTTTAATAACCACATTTTATTAATTAGTACCTTCGGACAAATTATTTAAAATACCTTTCACATAATTATTTGGACGGGACAAACATTATAGAAgttattttaataattaattaataattaaaagaGACAAAATTTCATATGAGTACCTTCGGACAAAACACCACCTATATATTTAGGTAACAGCCTAAACAAAATGCAACGGACAAAATCCACAACTGATTTAGCGGGGGTGTTATGTTCACAACTTAAATTGATTTAATGGACTGACATActataataatttaattattaattaattattaaaataattagttgaacgaaatattaattaataaattgatggAAATTTTGGGTAACATAATATTTTATTACTTAAAAGAAAACAATATTAACGTACTTTGGATAACATAATATTTTATTGGTTAAAAGAAAACAATATTAACTTATTTTGGGTAACATACAAAGTGTAATGcttattttaatatattttcataatttaaataataaaatcaTCTTATTCACTGCAACACTTATTTTAACGTATTTTAGATAAAGTGTAATACAATAATATATTACATAATTATTACATAAGTGATATATTTAATGTATTTTAACTGTGTTAGATTAAGTAgaaataatttaattattaaaattattttgaatGCGCAAATTCAATATTATATGAAAAAAAACGAAAATGAAATCTCACTAAAAAATTTATCAACATTTATGTACGTCATGCAACATTTATGTAGGTTATTTGCGGAAATCAAcaacatatttaaatttataGTATACTTGAAATTGTGTGGTGTTCTTATAAAAACCCTCAAAGTTTAATGCAGAAACATGAAAAAATGCATGACTTAATTGAAGTTACTGAAATAATTTAAAGTTTCTAGAAAAGTAATCAAAAGAGataaaaagaaatttaaaaatGTATGGGAATAGAAAGTGTTAGAGAGAAGAAAAGTATCACTCCCGTTttttttgcattgcattttgACTTTGTTCTCTCTTAAAGAATaccattttttttaattttaattttaaggTAAATTATTTATCAAGTTAAATTAGTATATAGTATGAAAATATATCAAGTTAAATTAGTATATAGTATGAAAATATATCAAGTGAATAATATATCAAGTTATTCATGCTTATTttttaaattttcataatttttattAAGCATATAAGCATTTTTTATAAGCATAATATAATGATTATATCAAGTTATTTTCATATAAGCATATATTATTCTATATACTATTTTTTAGTGCGCTAATAGTATATAGAATACCATATCAAGTTATGAAAATAGTATATAGAATACCATATCAAgttatgtttatgtttattaATAATTTGATTATATGCTTATATAATTTTTTATAAGCATAATATAATGATATAACTTAATAAAATAGTATATAGAATAATATAATGATTATATGTTATTCATgcttattttttttattttcataattttttattttaattttatgtTTTTGTAGAGGATTCGGTATAGTTTCCAGTTGACAATTACATtaataaaatggaaaataataCCCGTCAAATATCAAGTCAACAACAGAGGTCAAGAAGGTCCGAAAATGAAAGGAAGAGGAGACAAAATATAAACAACGAGCAGAGAGAAAACAATTTGTCGAGACGACGTGAAAATTATAGGCGGCGAAAAGAGCAAGAGAAACAAGCTCAAACATCTCGCCCTATAAACAGTCAGCCGAGAGTTTCATTTCAAAATTTTATAAATATGACTTTTCCAAGATCACACTTTCAAGGAACTCATGACAGTGAAGCCGACCCAAATAGAATTACACATGTTAATGATGTTGCACTTGGTTGGTGAttatcaatatatatatatatatatatatatatatatatatatatatatatatatatatatatatatatatatatatatatatatatatatatatatatatatatatatatatatatatatatatatatatatatatatatatatatatatatatatatatatatatatatatatatatattacattTCATAATTTTGTTCGCTTTCGTCATATCTTATTTTATGTATTTAAACTCGCAGTTCGTAATTGCACATCACCTAATCAGCGAAACAATACGAGTCAATCTGATACAGGTATAAGTGATATAGTTCTAAGTATGCGAGTATTAAtttttacaaatatatatatatatatatatatatatatatatatatatattaattattatttttgtatcAGATGATATGAATGTTGATGAAGCTTTGAAGGATGCAGTAATATCATATGTTAACATGGACGCCAGAGAAAATGGTGCATTATCACGTCGTCCTCAAGGTATGTTCCTACAAAATTTGCTTCAAATAAATGTAGCATTTGCTCATGTGacataaaatttaaaatcatgcaatattaaaatataataattgaAGCATCTTgcatatattttttatttgtattttagATTTTAGATAATATTTAGTAATCAATATCAAACTCCTGCCTGTAGAATCAGGACATGCTTTTCGAGCAAAGCACAATATTGCTcgaaatttcaaaaataatatGATGATGGCAAAATCCCGGTTGCCTCATCCATTTACCTGTAGACACTGCAATGCAAGATTGTTTCATCATGAATCACGTGACACGTGTTGTAATGGTGGAAAGGTATCATTCTCACGAGTTGATGCTCCTATAGAATTGCAACAATTATTTTTGAATGATTCAGCTGAAGGAAAACATTTTAGGCAACATATTCGAAGTTATAACCATGTGCTTTCATTCACTTCAATTGGTGTTCATGTTGATGAGAATATTATTGCATCTGGTCGTGGTATATACACATTTCGTGCTCAAGGTGCTTTTTACCATAACATATGAGGTTTCTATCCAAATGAGGGTGTCAGGCCGCGTTTCTTACAACTATACATCTACGACACCGATAATTAGCTACATAATAGAATGCAGGAAAATCCATAGTTGCACCAAAATGTAGTTCACAAATTACAGAAAATGCTCCATCAGTTTAATCCTTTTGTAATTAGGTTCAAGCAACTTTCAATACTTCCAAATATCAGTGAATGTAGCCTCATACTTAAGGAGCGTCCAAGTAATCACCATCAATACAATCTTCCAACTGCTGAACAAGTTGCGGAAATTATTGTTGGATGTGATGTAGATTCTATGGATTATGGAAGGGATATTAATGTCATTCGTTGTGATGGAAATCTCAAGAAAGTTCAAGAGATAAAGGGATATTATGATCCTTTGCAATACCCTGTATTGTTTCCATTTGGGACGCATGGTTGGGACATCAACACAACAAATTGCAATGGACGAAGAGTGTCATGTCGAGCATATTACAGTTACAGGTAAATTTGGATTAATTTTAGTAGATAATCTACTTAGCTAAGTGTTGTTTAAAAAACTTTACATTTAACACCGACATTTTTTTCAATCAACTGTAGATTCGCCCAAATGATCAATCAATGTTGTTATTGCGGGTCGACTGTTGCAAAAATATGTTGTAGACAAttatgtcaaaattgaatcagGGAGATTAAGGTGCATTAAAGAGCACCAAAGTGATATACGTTCTGAATTGTACCAAGGTTTACATGATGCTTTGCATGTTGGTGAAACTAATGCAGGTACAAATTCATATAGCATAAATATACAGTTTTAGATTAATAATTAGTTGTACTTCTAATGCTAATAATTCATATATTCTAATACTAATGCATTTCATGAATCATCGTAGAGAACATTGGAAAAAGAACAATATTGCCATCATCATTTATTGGCGGTTGTCGAGACATGACACAACGTTATGAAGATGGCATGGCTATTGTTCTTAATGGCGGTAAACCATATATTTTTCTAACAATGACATGCAATCCTTCTTGGAGTGAGATAACATAAAACTTTTGCCTTTTCAAACACCACAAGATCGTCCAGATTTGCTAACAAGAATATTTCGTTCGAAATTTGAGAAATTAAAGGATGATGTTATTAATAAAGGAGTCTTGGGTAAAGTTAAAAGCTACATGTATGTCACTGAATTTCAAAAGCGAGGATTGTCGCATGTGCATATGTTGTTGGTCTTAGAAAGTAACGATAAGTTGCGTGACCCAAAAGATTATGATAGTATGGTAAGAGCAGAAATACCTAAATTAGAATGTGAACCACAGTTGCATGAAGCTGTTGTAAGACATATGATCCACGGACCTTGCGGCATAATCAACCGAAAGTCTCCATGTATAAAAGACAGACATTGTAAAAAAAGGTATCCCAAACAATTCTTGGATGAAACACGTCAAGGCACTGACTCATATCCCGAGTATAGGAGAAGGTTTGATGAGTCTGTATCGTTAGGTAAAGATAGGTCTGTTGATAATAGATGGGTGGTTCCTTATAACCCTTGGTTACTGTTAAAGTATGACTGTCACATCAATGTAGAGATTTGCAGTAGCATTAAAAGTATCAAGTATCTATACAAATATGTGTACAATGGCCCTGATCGTGTGGCTATGGAGGTTCATAAAGGATCATACATGGATGAAGTTCAGCAATATGTTGATGCAAGATGGATTTGTGCTCCCGAGGCATTATGGAAAATATTTCGATTCACTCTTTATCGATTATATCCTTCGGTTGAAAGATTGCAGATCCACTTGCCGAACCGCCATCAAGTGTGCTTTTAATGATCATCAGCAAATTGCTGATGTGTTAAATAATGAACGCAACTCCAAAACAATGCTCATACAATTCCTTGCATTGAATCTACGAGATCCACAAGCAAGAAAGTATCTGTATAGAGAGATTCCAGAGCATTATTGTTGGAACAAGCGGGATATGGAATGGCATCTTAGGCGATCAACAAGAAAAGTTATCAGGAGAATCTATACGGTATCACCTTCAGAGGGAGATAAGTTTTACTTGCGACTGTTGTTATCGCATGTCACAGGTCCAACCAGTTGGGAATATATTCTTACAAATAACGGCATGACTTTCAGTACATTCAAAAAATCAGCCGAGGATAGGGGATTTCTAGAGACTGGTCATAATATTCGTGATTGTTTGGTTGAGGCTATGAGTCTCCGAATGCCATATGCTTTACGAAGGTTATTCGTGACGATTTTAATATTTTGTGAACC from Lathyrus oleraceus cultivar Zhongwan6 chromosome 1, CAAS_Psat_ZW6_1.0, whole genome shotgun sequence includes:
- the LOC127115078 gene encoding uncharacterized protein LOC127115078 yields the protein MTFPRSHFQGTHDSEADPNRITHVNDVALVRNCTSPNQRNNTSQSDTALKDAVISYVNMDARENGALSRRPQESGHAFRAKHNIARNFKNNMMMAKSRLPHPFTCRHCNARLFHHESRDTCCNGGKVSFSRVDAPIELQQLFLNDSAEGKHFRQHIRSYNHVLSFTSIGVHVDENIIASGRGIYTFRAQGAFYHNI